The genomic interval CTCAAATTAATATTATATCTAGTTAGAAATATATCTATACTATTTTCAGAAAGAGTTTTCCAAAAATCTTCATCTTGCTGTAATAATAAAATTCCATTTGTTATTATAGTAATAGAAGTATTTGGAAAATAGCTTCTTAATATTTTACAATAATCTTTACAATTTTTATTTAACAAAGGTTCACCACCCATTATACTAAACCTATTTATCATTTTATTAGTAATTTCAGACAATCTTTTTATATCTTTTTCAAAACTATTTATATCTAAATATTCTTCTTCCGCAATTTGAGAAAAATTGCTGCAGCTAAAGCAATGCAAATTACAATGTTCAACTATATGTATATCAATATATTCTATAAATGCCTGAGGTGTTACTCTTTTTAACTGCTCATAAGTAATATTATTATTTGG from Brachyspira sp. SAP_772 carries:
- a CDS encoding radical SAM protein; this translates as MSRTIVDDIVWWIPIKKIRDKARGKLNSKFFPNNNITYEQLKRVTPQAFIEYIDIHIVEHCNLHCFSCSNFSQIAEEEYLDINSFEKDIKRLSEITNKMINRFSIMGGEPLLNKNCKDYCKILRSYFPNTSITIITNGILLLQQDEDFWKTLSENSIDIFLTRYNINL